The following coding sequences are from one Streptomyces sp. NBC_00536 window:
- a CDS encoding alpha/beta hydrolase family protein, with product MRSATTTARTVTATLTAAAGLAAAAGVAAVAAARYAADGALRGEPGRPLPGGPRLSVHSTAEDRITLTRSLASLWPGTYALAAPGVHAVVGAVLPDAPHDPDTVVRRLVGVTHGALEHGTRVRLTPQIHLGNPRTALGLDHADVDVPGELGALPAWFVPAARDTWVITVHGLGATREHPMVVMPFLNHHRLPVLDLAYRGDLGAPAPPDGLGHLGASEWRDLDAAIRYALRFGARRVVLHGWSTGATMALHAAERSALADRICGLVLDSPVLDWRTTLGRLAAARGTPAALLPLAVRAAEGRTGLRADRQPPGVDPAAVRVPVLIFHGPDDTLAPWEPSRRLAEARPDLVTLRTVRDAPHGAMWNADPAGYEEALRRFLTPLM from the coding sequence GTGCGCTCCGCAACGACGACGGCCAGGACCGTCACCGCCACCCTCACCGCCGCCGCAGGCCTGGCCGCGGCCGCCGGAGTGGCCGCGGTCGCCGCCGCCCGGTACGCCGCCGACGGCGCCCTGCGGGGCGAGCCCGGCCGCCCGCTGCCCGGCGGCCCCCGGCTCAGCGTCCACTCCACCGCCGAGGACCGGATCACCCTCACCCGGTCGCTGGCCTCCCTGTGGCCCGGCACCTACGCGCTGGCCGCGCCCGGGGTGCACGCGGTCGTCGGCGCGGTCCTGCCCGACGCCCCGCACGACCCCGACACCGTCGTCCGGCGCCTCGTCGGGGTCACCCACGGCGCCCTGGAGCACGGCACCCGGGTCCGGCTGACCCCGCAGATCCACCTGGGCAACCCGCGCACCGCCCTCGGGCTCGACCACGCCGACGTGGACGTCCCGGGCGAGCTGGGCGCGCTGCCGGCCTGGTTCGTGCCGGCCGCCCGCGACACCTGGGTGATCACCGTGCACGGGCTCGGCGCCACCCGGGAACACCCGATGGTGGTCATGCCCTTCCTGAACCACCACCGCCTCCCGGTCCTCGACCTCGCCTACCGCGGCGACCTCGGCGCCCCCGCCCCGCCCGACGGCCTCGGTCACCTCGGCGCCTCCGAGTGGCGCGACCTGGACGCGGCCATCCGCTACGCGCTCCGCTTCGGTGCCCGCCGGGTCGTCCTCCACGGGTGGTCCACCGGCGCCACCATGGCCCTGCACGCCGCCGAACGCTCCGCGCTCGCCGACCGCATCTGCGGCCTCGTCCTCGACTCCCCGGTGCTGGACTGGCGCACCACCCTCGGGCGGCTCGCCGCCGCCCGGGGCACCCCCGCCGCGCTGCTTCCGCTCGCCGTCCGGGCCGCCGAGGGGCGCACCGGGCTCCGGGCCGACCGGCAGCCCCCGGGCGTCGATCCGGCGGCGGTGCGCGTGCCCGTACTGATCTTCCACGGGCCCGACGACACCCTCGCCCCCTGGGAACCCTCGCGCCGCCTCGCCGAGGCCCGGCCCGACCTCGTCACCCTGCGGACCGTCCGCGACGCCCCGCACGGGGCGATGTGGAACGCGGATCCGGCCGGCTACGAGGAAGCCCTGCGCAGGTTCCTGACCCCTCTTATGTAG
- a CDS encoding inorganic phosphate transporter, whose product MEHVTLLLGIVIITALVFDFTNGFHDTANAMATTISTGALKPKTAVAMSAVLNLVGAFMSVEVAKTISKGLVNEEGIQPEVIFAALVGAILWNLVTWLVGLPSSSSHALMGGLVGAAVASAGLGAVNGGTLVTKVLLPAVAAPIVAGVAAMLASRLTYKLGANVDAKTSAKGYKAGQIASAGLVSLAHGTNDAQKTMGIITLALVAGGALAPGSNPPVWVIVSAGMAIAMGTYLGGWRIIRTMGSGLTDLQPQQGFAAQTSAASVILASSSLGFSLSTTHACSGAVMGAGLGRKGGVVRWSTASRMFIAWGLTLPAAALVSAGAELVMRTGDVGVAAVALFLVGSIVAIWLISRRQVVDHTNVNEVADTAAEAPGVVTTAIAAVAVPPVAGSTAAVTDEAFKATIPTPTPAAPPAPAAPAAAV is encoded by the coding sequence ATGGAGCACGTAACGCTTCTCCTCGGGATCGTGATCATCACCGCTCTCGTGTTCGACTTCACGAACGGTTTCCACGACACGGCCAACGCGATGGCCACCACCATCTCGACCGGCGCACTCAAGCCCAAGACGGCGGTGGCCATGTCCGCCGTGCTGAACCTCGTCGGCGCGTTCATGTCCGTGGAGGTCGCCAAGACGATCTCCAAGGGCCTGGTCAACGAGGAAGGCATCCAGCCGGAGGTCATCTTCGCCGCGCTCGTCGGCGCGATCCTCTGGAACCTCGTCACCTGGCTGGTCGGCCTGCCGTCCAGCTCCTCGCACGCCCTGATGGGCGGCCTGGTCGGCGCGGCCGTCGCCTCTGCCGGCCTCGGCGCCGTCAACGGCGGCACGCTCGTCACCAAGGTGCTGCTCCCCGCGGTCGCCGCGCCGATCGTGGCCGGTGTGGCCGCGATGCTCGCCTCCAGGCTCACGTACAAGCTGGGCGCGAACGTCGACGCGAAGACCTCGGCCAAGGGCTACAAGGCCGGTCAGATCGCCTCGGCCGGACTCGTCTCCCTCGCGCACGGCACCAACGACGCGCAGAAGACCATGGGCATCATCACCCTGGCGCTGGTCGCCGGCGGCGCCCTCGCGCCCGGCTCCAACCCGCCGGTCTGGGTCATCGTCTCCGCCGGCATGGCGATCGCGATGGGCACCTACCTCGGCGGCTGGCGCATCATCCGCACCATGGGCAGCGGCCTGACCGACCTCCAGCCGCAGCAGGGCTTCGCCGCCCAGACCTCGGCCGCGAGCGTCATCCTGGCCTCCTCCAGCCTCGGCTTCTCCCTCTCCACCACCCACGCCTGCTCCGGCGCGGTGATGGGCGCGGGTCTGGGCCGCAAGGGCGGCGTGGTCCGCTGGTCCACCGCCTCCCGGATGTTCATCGCCTGGGGCCTGACCCTGCCGGCCGCCGCACTGGTGTCCGCGGGCGCCGAGCTGGTCATGCGCACCGGTGACGTCGGCGTGGCCGCCGTCGCGCTCTTCCTCGTCGGCTCGATCGTCGCCATCTGGCTGATCTCGCGCCGCCAGGTCGTCGACCACACCAACGTGAACGAGGTGGCGGACACCGCCGCCGAGGCGCCGGGCGTGGTCACCACCGCGATCGCCGCCGTCGCCGTCCCGCCGGTCGCGGGCAGCACCGCCGCGGTCACGGACGAGGCCTTCAAGGCGACCATCCCGACCCCG